A stretch of Ischnura elegans chromosome 4, ioIscEleg1.1, whole genome shotgun sequence DNA encodes these proteins:
- the LOC124158190 gene encoding putative nuclease HARBI1, translating into MVLPERVVIGPDLQISNIVTRWPGSTHDARIFNYSRLKKMCERREMKGILLGDRGYPQLPYLYTPLANPVTAPERRYNAAHIVTRCMVERCFGIWKRRFACLSMKLRTKLDPTSRIILAYAVLHNVARQQREDIPDMVPDLPDINVPVAAVQQRNQRGAAERVGFIQRHFGQE; encoded by the exons ATGGTTCTCCCTGAACGT GTGGTTATTGGTCCAGACTTGCAAATTAGCAATATCGTCACGAGATGGCCTGGCTCCACACATGATGCCCGCATATTTAACTACAGCAGGCTCAAGAAGATGTGCGAAAGGAGAGAGATGAAAGGAATTTTGCTTGGGGATAGGGGGTATCCACAGTTGCCTTACCTGTACACACCCCTGGCAAATCCAGTGACAGCACCAGAAAGACG GTACAATGCTGCACACATTGTAACTAGGTGCATGGTGGAAAGGTGCTTCGGCATATGGAAGAGGCGATTTGCCTGCCTCTCGATGAAGCTAAGAACGAAATTAGACCCAACATCAAGGATAATCCTGGCGTATGCTGTACTGCATAATGTTGCCAGGCAGCAGAGGGAGGACATCCCTGACATGGTGCCAGACTTGCCTGACATAAATGTCCCCGTTGCTGCAGTTCAACAGCGAAACCAAAGAGGAGCCGCTGAACGAGTGGGCTTCATCCAACGACACTTTGGGCAAGAGTGA
- the LOC124158191 gene encoding trypsin-5-like, producing the protein MCTVAFTVAVFALIFPLGIALADANIPLHSFSKADHNRKSAAKIINGDVAGLGEFPSQVSIQLLGVHSFGGSILSYRWILTTAGVAYGQPEDYTVIAGTNILSHGGTFHRVEKVLPHLLYNESDGYANDIALMRLIDPITLGNFANTIPLYEGQLTEDMEGIAVGWGWFMKEHAGISNHLRKAKLRISNRAKCNFAYSEFGLTIKSSQFCAEDPMGLAGPCSGDAGGALIVDGKIAGIISWSLGCVLQGYPNVLTDVSHYVEWIRTIIECQP; encoded by the exons ATGTGCACCGTCGCTTTCACCGTGGCcgtttttgctttaatttttcctttag GGATTGCCTTGGCCGATGCAAATATACCTCTTCATTCCTTCTCCAAGGCGGATCACAACAGGAAATCGGCTGCTAAAATTATAAATGGGGACGTCGCGGGATTGGGAGAATTTCCCAGTCAG gtATCCATACAGCTACTCGGAGTGCATAGTTTTGGCGGCTCCATCTTGTCCTATCGATGGATATTAACCACTGCTGGTGTGGCCTA TGGACAGCCGGAAGATTACACAGTTATAGCGGGGACGAATATTTTGAGTCACGGGGGGACATTCCACAGGGTGGAGAAAGTTCTGCCGCACCTTTTGTACAACGAAAGCGATGGCTATGCCAACGATATAGCATTGATGAGG cTTATTGACCCCATTACGTTGGGAAATTTCGCTAACACTATTCCTCTGTACGAGGGACAGCTCACTGAGGATATGGAGGGTATTGCAGTTGGCTGGGGATGGTTCATG AAAGAGCATGCAGGCATTTCGAACCATCTTAGGAAAGCTAAGTTACGGATTTCCAATCGCGCCAAGTGTAATTTTGCTTATTCCGAATTTGGCCTCACCATAAAATCTTCGCAATTTTGCGCGGAGGATCCCATGGGCCTCGCTGGACCATGTTCG GGTGATGCTGGCGGAGCTCTCATCGTCGATGGGAAAATTGCTGGAATAATCTCTTGGAGTTTGGGTTGCGTGCTGCAGGGATACCCGAACGTGTTAACAGATGTCTCTCATTACGTGGAGTGGATCAGGACAATCATTGAGTGTCAGCCGTGA